CACTTTGATCGCTTTTAATAACCGCAATAATACCCAGGGGGTAACGAGCCCCTTGACCACTAACGTTAGCACAGCAGCCCAGTAGAGTTCGTGGTTGGCAAAACTGTAACCCCAGAAGGCGGCCAGGGCAGCTAAGGCCAGGGATTGCAGAGTCAAGAGATGTACTGCCCGGGCCAAATGACGGGTAATAATCAACAGCAAGGAGGCGGTTAGCAATAACATGGTTAAACTCTGGGAAAAATCCATTACCTTAACCCCCTATCACATAATGGCTGAGATTGGCCAGCAGTGCCAGCAGAAAGGCAGCACCCAGCAAATCGGGGACCCGGAAGATGCGTAACTTGGCCAGGGCAGTTTCGATGACAGCCAGCAAGGAGCCCAGGGCGAACAATTTTAATAAAAAGAAAAACAGGTCGGCTAGCCAGCCGGCTGGTCCCGCCCAGGCAGGGGTCCAGGGGAGATAGAGGGCGATCACCAGGGAGAGGATCAAAACTTCCTTGGCTGCTGCGGCCCAGTGCAGCATGCCCAGATATTTACCGCCAAATTCCAGCAGCATACCTTCATGGACCATGGTTAGCTCCAGGTGGGTATCAGGGTTGTCCACCGGGATTCGTCCGGTTTCGGCAATGGTAACGATTAACAGGCTGAGTAAGCCCAGGAAATAGGCGGGGCTGAAAGCGGCCAGCCCTTGCTGACGCATGAAATTGCTGATTTGCCCCAGATCCTGGCTGCCGGCAGAGAGACTGACGGTGAGCAGGATCAGAAAGAGGGCCGGTTCCACCAGAGTGGAAATAAACAGCTCCCGGCTGGAACCTTCACCCCCAAAGGCGCTGGCACTATCCAGCCCGGCCAGTACCAGCAATAACCGCAATGCGGCCAGAAGATAGAGTAATACCAGCCAGTCAGCCCAGCCGGCAGTTGCTGCCGGCCATTTGCCCAGGGGAATAAACCAGAAAGCGGCGATGGTGAGCAATAAAACCCCATAAGGTGCAATCCGGGAAATCCAGGAAGTTGGTTGTGCAACCACTGGTTCTTTGCGCAAGAACTTGTGAAAATCCCGGTAGGGCTGTAGTAAACCAGGGCCCTGGCGGTTTTGCCAGAAGGCTTTTTGCTTTTTGATACTGCCCAGTAAGAGGGGAGCCAGAAAGAACAGGGCCAGAGATTGGCATATACCTTGCAATGCTTGGAACAACTTTCTCTCCTCCCTAATTTACCCAGATCAAGAGAATGACCAGAGTAATCAGCATATAGGCCAGATAAGTCTGCAATCGACCGGTTTGTACGCTGCGCAGTTGATCGACTACCACCATCACCTTATCCCAGAGGGGGCGATAGAGATGGTCTTCCACCCGGGCCGCGAAAGTCCAGCGGCGGAAGAGGAAGGCCAAAGGCATGGTGATGCCACTGGCGCTATATTCCATGCGCGGGGTTAGCTCGATACCACAGCCCCAGGTAGGAGCCTGCCGCACCGGCAAATTGTTGAGGGCCCTAAGGCCCAGGAACAACAAGAGGCCCAGCAGGAGTAACTGTCCGCTTACCAGCAGCAAACTGCCAGCAGGAACGGGGCTGTTGACTGCCAGTACCTGTCCC
The nucleotide sequence above comes from Carboxydocella sporoproducens DSM 16521. Encoded proteins:
- a CDS encoding respiratory chain complex I subunit 1 family protein, with amino-acid sequence MFQALQGICQSLALFFLAPLLLGSIKKQKAFWQNRQGPGLLQPYRDFHKFLRKEPVVAQPTSWISRIAPYGVLLLTIAAFWFIPLGKWPAATAGWADWLVLLYLLAALRLLLVLAGLDSASAFGGEGSSRELFISTLVEPALFLILLTVSLSAGSQDLGQISNFMRQQGLAAFSPAYFLGLLSLLIVTIAETGRIPVDNPDTHLELTMVHEGMLLEFGGKYLGMLHWAAAAKEVLILSLVIALYLPWTPAWAGPAGWLADLFFFLLKLFALGSLLAVIETALAKLRIFRVPDLLGAAFLLALLANLSHYVIGG